From Anopheles darlingi chromosome 2, idAnoDarlMG_H_01, whole genome shotgun sequence, the proteins below share one genomic window:
- the LOC125949543 gene encoding uncharacterized protein LOC125949543 isoform X2, which produces MIVLRVGFDVCAEQQRMQLGIVSGLSFGKSQKQSAVCRLSGRSRTAPYGKSSPRPCVISGPEPQIDETTSSSSTSSSSEFSCGSSTSISNNGSTVSNSNSSSSSCSGANIHCSTSSEPSDPMDSIDSMEDGSSSSMVGHRVRSRRSMSVSSSGCSSSMDDRNCDFSPLGSIVSCQCNSYSMSDFDDDGFREDSSVSTAYAVMSASRSYQSHHPLHHNHQNVPHHPNNHKGLFDIALKTVRLIRRNQELQLRLSQLQEETNAFIESVMANPENETLRSQFYGPQSKQRITAPLTVQK; this is translated from the exons ATGATTGTCCTTCGGGTTGGTTTCGACGTTTGTGCCGAGCAACAGCGAATGCAGTTGGGCATTGTAAGCGGCTTAAGTT TCGGTAAAAGTCAGAAGCAATCTGCAGTTTGTAGGCTGTCTGGACGAAGCAGGACGGCACCGTACGGGAAGAGCAGTCCCCGGCCGTGCGTCATCAGTGGGCCCGAGCCGCAAATTGATGAAACGACAAGCTCATCGTCGACATCGTCCAGCAGCGAGTTCAGCTGCGGAAGTAGTACCAGTATCAGTAACAATGGCAGCACCGTCagtaatagcaacagcagtagcagcagttgcagtggTGCAAACATCCACTGTAGCACCAGCTCAGAGCCGAGCGATCCGATGGACAGTATCGATTCGATGGaagatggtagcagcagcagcatggttgGCCACCGGGTGCGGAGTCGACGATCGATGAGCGTATCGTCGAGCGGCTGTTCCAGTTCGATGGACGATCGAAATTGTGATTTCTCACCGTTGGGAAGCATCGTTAGCTGCCA ATGCAATTCGTACAGTATGTCTGATTTTGATGACGATGGTTTCCGTGAGGATAGCAGCGTTTCGACCGCGTACGCAGTAATGTCCGCTTCACGGTCGTACCAGTCGCACCATCCGCTGCATCATAACCATCAGAATGTACCGCATCATCCGAACAATCACAAGGGTCTGTTCGATATAGCGCTGAAGACGGTACGATTGATTCGGCGTAATCAGGAGCTGCAGCTACGCTTGTCCCAGTTGCAGGAGGAAACGAATGCCTTCATCGAATCGGTAATGGCCAATCCGGAGAACGAGACGCTACGCAGCCAGTTCTATGGACCACAGAGTAAACAGAGGATAACAGCTCCATTGACGGTACAAAAGTGA
- the LOC125949543 gene encoding uncharacterized protein LOC125949543 isoform X1: MSSGKATTAPTEQPATVDDLQMPSPARSDSPLSPRPAGGGGIPPVANFSVINYVGKSQKQSAVCRLSGRSRTAPYGKSSPRPCVISGPEPQIDETTSSSSTSSSSEFSCGSSTSISNNGSTVSNSNSSSSSCSGANIHCSTSSEPSDPMDSIDSMEDGSSSSMVGHRVRSRRSMSVSSSGCSSSMDDRNCDFSPLGSIVSCQCNSYSMSDFDDDGFREDSSVSTAYAVMSASRSYQSHHPLHHNHQNVPHHPNNHKGLFDIALKTVRLIRRNQELQLRLSQLQEETNAFIESVMANPENETLRSQFYGPQSKQRITAPLTVQK, translated from the exons ATGTCTTCTGGTAAGGCGACGACAGCTCCAACCGAGCAGCCGGCGACGGTCGACGATCTCCAAATGCCGTCACCGGCGCGTAGCGATTCACCGTTGTCACCGAGACCggcaggcggtggcggcataCCACCGGTCGCCAACTTCTCCGTGATAAACTACG TCGGTAAAAGTCAGAAGCAATCTGCAGTTTGTAGGCTGTCTGGACGAAGCAGGACGGCACCGTACGGGAAGAGCAGTCCCCGGCCGTGCGTCATCAGTGGGCCCGAGCCGCAAATTGATGAAACGACAAGCTCATCGTCGACATCGTCCAGCAGCGAGTTCAGCTGCGGAAGTAGTACCAGTATCAGTAACAATGGCAGCACCGTCagtaatagcaacagcagtagcagcagttgcagtggTGCAAACATCCACTGTAGCACCAGCTCAGAGCCGAGCGATCCGATGGACAGTATCGATTCGATGGaagatggtagcagcagcagcatggttgGCCACCGGGTGCGGAGTCGACGATCGATGAGCGTATCGTCGAGCGGCTGTTCCAGTTCGATGGACGATCGAAATTGTGATTTCTCACCGTTGGGAAGCATCGTTAGCTGCCA ATGCAATTCGTACAGTATGTCTGATTTTGATGACGATGGTTTCCGTGAGGATAGCAGCGTTTCGACCGCGTACGCAGTAATGTCCGCTTCACGGTCGTACCAGTCGCACCATCCGCTGCATCATAACCATCAGAATGTACCGCATCATCCGAACAATCACAAGGGTCTGTTCGATATAGCGCTGAAGACGGTACGATTGATTCGGCGTAATCAGGAGCTGCAGCTACGCTTGTCCCAGTTGCAGGAGGAAACGAATGCCTTCATCGAATCGGTAATGGCCAATCCGGAGAACGAGACGCTACGCAGCCAGTTCTATGGACCACAGAGTAAACAGAGGATAACAGCTCCATTGACGGTACAAAAGTGA
- the LOC125949492 gene encoding uncharacterized protein LOC125949492 has protein sequence MAFASGKFPPVRLSDIDGLVPENVLDSSSGNKLIEYIRNQDGKSRRPRLNVLFDDDDNQVRFEFDKIQVPVSPKSPAVVSPESARASDATVDEVVATEPPAVSQAVITVVQNENRVPSFLSPRRNTDTGQQGVRSPSTTAASPGRGSPFRSRVQSSKLDLNRLALLKECQRVNDLKFEKLRQIASSTPITGHNQQERIGKSFMSLSKSISPIPELNSPELDAPDRQPTELGALSSPQRRSPVPVSLQLPCPAPVAPAPVAPAAPERHSAVSPSSLQRRISCLVPATQDQADGIPSQQNDVLSSPPRAEQMVVIPETPSPVHRSHQPISTPLSGLRLFRRSSSPRSAVRRTLMKEERDDVFSTPRRSILKRESETGSDSSIKHVSFAEQLYEVRHVSPAYICSPHNSDITSDESEEEEQHDEAAVVFTSIATKETRKPLDKVQPAKSNVQAAVEVRSQPAIGEQQKKTSDHEEESRENMVQSPDPTRPCIETNDNRRLHDRIEAHGNAEARESPIALTVERSDKDDAERPISRSFGTARAGNRTNRNTINMIMEDWDSEDIPSTNDTQHLVTEQRVQRSTSPNTEPIPITNIDTPRPILHEILDPPSAFCDETDANSASDVEEPANGKSDRNNMPPTDDGESSSGVSSDGSSTVEARTMEAEHNGAIANVPYNSAIRIKSVNSPHDHISMNMLAAVDEIHRSQSSQVAKGVETNRPSQGDRRTLVLTRKRSTLAAVNPDAVSYFKAIEKTCAPKRSKKVKSGKERRKLFIKEMAVDDLGDGKDEEPNELVPSPELEPPEQAPEREQEPVPRAIESVSSSAITCPLVAVRLQRLSNGTIERMIGVKQTLSTCINPPVEPEPPMILLASPPPVTEKQNVESPEKACMPSQPKRTKTAKAEPWKKMVRSDETRQLKQLKDVANEIRQQVEGTNSDDGPLFPEEGVRRSHRNRRLAKDVLKRNPIMMHNDVPNYREPTVKDVLRFYREAEMATGKTANKPKAPRAPRKTAKTATTERQQPVQEGQVQKRGRKPKQKQKPVNEIDKEGFRIPLPPSSPSSVASSSPKSEKERPQPPSSSTLLSHMGSSPNGFSLDSGLSSATCVSHTGDETDNHPRADKNAPRKQDTALPSTSKTTQCSNVSLQEGSTAADIVAERRRVLDWMMFLTESQKDRPTNTPAPEKPGFRHFSVEHLMFDRSGDIEYSFYSFSVTDNFGFIRMLPNAKKKTSRAKGCVLRFLILNGTAVFTINGIEAKAVGGDFFVLPAGTRYQIQNTSETSLMFMMKSAVAAE, from the exons ATGGCCTTCGCGAGTGGAAA ATTCCCACCGGTGCGCTTGTCGGATATCGATGGTCTGGTTCCGGAAAATGTTCTTGACTCATCAAGCGGGAACAAGCTGATCGAGTATATACGCAATCAAGATGGCAAATCTAGAAGACCCCGGCTGAATGTGCtcttcgatgacgatgacaaccAAGTACGGTTTGAGTTCGATAAGATACAAGTGCCAGTAAGTCCGAAGTCACCAGCGGTGGTCTCTCCAGAGTCCGCAAGAGCAAGCGATGCGACCGTTGATGAGGTGGTCGCCACTGAACCTCCGGCTGTGTCCCAGGCAGTGATTACAGTCGTTCAGAATGAAAACAGGGTGCCATCGTTTTTGAGCCCTCGTCGTAACACCGACACTGGCCAGCAAGGGGTGCGTTCGCCTTCCACTACGGCCGCTTCTCCGGGACGAGGCAGTCCATTCCGGTCACGGGTACAATCATCCAAATTGGATCTGAATCGCCTAGCATTGCTGAAGGAGTGCCAGCGTGTGAATGATTTAAAGTTCGAGAAACTGCGCCAAATAGCTTCGAGTACGCCTATCACTGGCCACAACCAGCAGGAACGAATTGGCAAGAGTTTCATGAGTCTCAGTAAAAGCATCTCACCAATTCCAGAACTAAATTCCCCCGAATTGGATGCACCCGATCGGCAACCAACGGAGCTCGGTGCTCTTTCTTCTCCCCAGCGTCGCTCCCCTGTTCCAGTTTCTCTCCAGCTTCCCTGCCCAGCTCCagttgctccagctccagttgctccagctgctccagAACGTCACTCCGCagtttcaccttcttctctaCAACGACGTATCAGCTGTCTCGTACCGGCCACCCAAGATCAAGCTGACGGTATACCTAGTCAGCAGAACGATGTCCTGTCTTCTCCACCCCGTGCGGAGCAAATGGTCGTTATTCCTGAAACCCCCAGTCCAGTACACCGAAGCCATCAGCCCATCTCAACGCCACTCAGCGGTTTGCGACTTTTCCGCAGATCATCATCTCCACGATCTGCGGTACGTCGGACGCTTATGAAGGAGGAAAGAGACGATGTTTTCTCGACACCGCGTCGATCCATTCTCAAGCGAGAAAGTGAAACTGGGTCCGATTCGTCCATCAAACATGTTAGTTTCGCGGAACAGTTGTACGAAGTTCGACACGTGTCGCCAGCGTATATTTGCTCGCCGCATAACTCGGACATAACATCTGATGAgagtgaggaagaggagcagcacgACGAAGCGGCTGTCGTTTTTACGAGTATTGCTACGAAAGAAACGAGAAAACCGCTGGATAAGGTTCAACCAGCGAAAAGTAATGTGCAAGCAGCTGTCGAAGTGCGATCACAGCCGGCTATCGgtgagcagcaaaagaaaaccagCGATCATGAAGAAGAAAGCCGCGAGAACATGGTCCAATCTCCTGATCCTACTAGACCCTGCATCGAAACAAATGACAACAGGAGATTACACGATCGTATCGAAGCGCACGGAAATGCCGAGGCTCGGGAATCACCCATCGCGCTCACCGTCGAAAGGTCAGATAAGGATGATGCAGAGCGACCGATCAGTCGATCGTTTGGAACGGCGCGGGCAGGCAATCGGACCAATCGCAATACGATAAACATGATCATGGAGGATTGGGATAGCGAGGATATACCGAGCACCAATGACACTCAGCATTTGGTAACGGAACAACGTGTACAACGTTCCACCTCACCCAACACGGAACCCATTCCAATCACCAACATCGATACACCGCGACCCATTCTGCACGAGATTCTCGATCCACCATCGGCATTCTGCGACGAAACAGATGCGAATTCTGCTTCGGATGTTGAAGAGCCCGCTAATGGTAAAAGCGACAGAAACAATATGCCTCCGACGGATGATGGTGAAAGCTCTTCGGGAGTTTCTTCGGACGGCTCTTCGACCGTAGAAGCGCGTACCATGGAGGCTGAGCATAATGGTGCCATAGCGAATGTACCGTATAATTCTGCGATACGTATCAAGAGCGTCAACTCACCGCACGATCATATATCGATGAATATGCTTGCCGCCGTCGACGAAATACATCGGTCACAGAGCAGCCAAGTGGCCAAGGGTGTGGAAACAAATCGACCGTCACAAGGTGATCGCCGTACGCTAGTACTAACACGTAAGCGATCCACTTTAGCTGCAGTAAATCCGGATGCAGTATCCTACTTCAAAGCGATCGAGAAGACGTGCGCTCCTAAGCGATCGAAGAAGGTAAAATCGGGTAAGGAGCGACGGAAGCTGTTCATTAAAGAGATGGCTGTCGATGACTTGGGAGACGGGAAAGATGAGGAACCGAATGAACTTGTGCCGTCACCGGAACTAGAGCCACCGGAACAGGCGCCGGAACGAGAGCAAGAACCGGTGCCCCGTGCCATTGAAAGTGTAAGCTCTTCGGCGATCACCTGTCCTCTTGTAGCTGTGCGTCTTCAACGTCTTTCAAACGGAACCATCGAAAGGATGATCGGCGTAAAGCAAACGCTGTCCACTTGCATCAATCCGCCTGTGGAGCCCGAACCCCCGATGATCCTCCTCGCCAGTCCCCCGCCAGTGACGGAAAAGCAGAATGTGGAATCTCCGGAGAAAGCATGTATGCCCAGTCAACCGAAGCGCACAAAGACCGCAAAGGCTGAGCCatggaagaaaatggtgcgaTCAGATGAGACACGCCAGTTGAAACAGCTAAAGGATGTCGCGAATGAAATCCGCCAGCAAGTAGAAGGAACCAACAGCGATGATGGCCCGCTGTTTCCCGAGGAAGGAGTTCGACGTAGCCATCGGAACAGACGACTGGCGAAGGATGTTCTAAAGCGCAATCCAATCATGATGCATAACGATGTGCCAAACTATCGGGAGCCAACGGTCAAAGATGTGCTTCGGTTTTACCGCGAAGCTGAAATGGCTACCGGAAAGACAGCCAATAAACCGAAGGCACCGCGAGCACCACGCAAGACAGCAAAGACAGCGACGACCGAACGACAGCAACCCGTGCAGGAGGGGCAGGTGCAAAAGAGGGGtaggaaaccgaaacaaaagcaaaaaccggtGAACGAGATCGATAAGGAAGGTTTTCGAattccactaccaccatcatcaccatcgtccgtCGCTTCATCATCGCCCAAATCGGAAAAGGAGCGTCCACAGCCTCCCTCTTCTTCCACCTTGCTGTCCCACATGGGTAGCTCACCCAATGGATTTTCACTCGATTCCGGCCTTTCGTCGGCAACGTGCGTGTCGCACACCGGGGATGAAACGGACAACCACCCACGTGCAGACAAAAACGCACCACGCAAACAAGACACGGCCCTTCCAAGCACCAGCAAAACCACGCAATGCTCCAATGTTTCCCTGCAAGAAGGAAGTACGGCCGCGGACATCGTGGCCGAGAGAAGGCGCGTTCTGGATTGGATGATGTTCCTCACCGAGTCGCAGAAAGACCGGCCAACCAATACCCCTGCACCGGAGAAGCCTGGTTTTCGGCACTTCTCAGTCGAACACCTCATGTTCGACCGTTCCGGCGATATTGAGTACTCGTTCTACAGCTTCTCGGTAACGGACAACTTCGGCTTCATCCGGATGCTGCCGAACGCCAAGAAGAAGACGTCGCGAGCCAAGGGCTGCGTTTTG CGATTTCTCATACTGAACGGTACGGCTGTATTCACTATCAACGGAATCGAGGCCAAGGCCGTTGGAGGCGATTTCTTCGTGCTACCTGCTG GCACTCGGTACCAGATACAAAATACATCCGAAACGAGTTTGATGTTCATGATGAAATCTGCCGTAGCTGCGGAATAA
- the LOC125949522 gene encoding nicalin-1, whose product MFEEADNFADLFRGGLPYYLLITLPILIICSSNPVLAASEFGVQRMSQYDVHGVPYGCRASALNLEAKSLYTWQTSRHCVLTRLQDMTIDHFREIRAKAGGLVVLLPEDTAALSLEEKEHIHLLEQAMMMQEVPIPVYFSRYDPKLSGIIDEVTRTAVRSHKPNAPARPSALSEMFGSVSANGYQIAISGASHAINKQSKIPIIQGELAPSKPGKSIDSDSKLPLIIVTAHLDTFGLTNTRQSNTDVAILLTLVELFSKLHASIPKYRLMFLVSESGLLLNFQGMKKWLDSNLDENVQIQHAEFVVCLDTIGKLVAQDSLYMHVSKPPKEGTAMSGFYKTLRTVAQRYGNVTVEGVHKKINLADTLLAWEHERFSMKRMPAFTLSNVKGHKDPLRNTIFEDDTAEERLEALERNVKIIAEALASHIYNVPAENGAAGEIFTGSMAISRDQILPWLKIASTQQNHDLKHAFEKYLRNVKVTYDKPDAREPDFMLYDDRDALLNIYSVKPAPFDLFLTCMIALYLTGIYFAIFHFPKLYGFVCRMTVVKTKVN is encoded by the exons ATGTTCGAAGAGGCCGATAACTTTGCGGACCTGTTCCGTGGGGGACTACCGTACTACCTGCTGATCACCTTACCGATTCTGATCATCTGCTCCTCGAATCCGGTGCTCGCGGCGAGCGAGTTCGGTGTGCAGCGGATGTCACAGTACGACGTCCACGGTGTTCCCTACG GATGTCGTGCATCGGCGCTGAACCTGGAGGCCAAATCCCTGTACACCTGGCAGACATCGAGGCACTGTGTGTTGACCCGGCTACAGGACATGACCATCGACCACTTCCGAGAGATTCGTGCCAAAGCGGGCGGTTTGGTGGTGTTACTGCCAGAGGACACGGCAGCCCTCAGcttggaagagaaagag CACATTCACCTGCTGGAgcaggcgatgatgatgcaagaGGTTCCGATCCCCGTGTACTTTTCGCGGTACGATCCCAAGTTGAGTGGCATCATCGACGAGGTGACACGTACCGCCGTTCGAAGCCACAAACCAAACGCACCCGCACGTCCGTCGGCCCTGAGCGAAATGTTCGGTTCAGTGTCGGCCAATGGGTATCAGATAGCAATCTCGGGCGCTTCGCACGCCATCAATAAGCAGTCAAAGATTCCGATCATTCAGGGCGAGCTGGCACCCAGCAAACCCGGCAAATCCATTGACTCGGACAGCAAACTACCGCTCATCATCGTGACGGCACATCTCGATACGTTCGGACTGACGAACACACGGCAGAGCAATACCGATGTGGCCATACTGCTAACACTGGTGGAGCTTTTCAGCAAACTGCATGCCAGTATACCCAAGTACCGGCTTATGTTTCTCGTGTCCGAGTCGGGGTTGTTGCTAAACTTCCAGGGCATGAAAAAGTGGCTCGACTCCAACCTGGACGAAAACGTGCAGATCCAGCATGCCGAGTTTGTCGTGTGTCTCGACACGATCGGTAAGCTCGTGGCACAGGACAGTCTCTATATGCACGTTTCCAAACCCCCAAAGGAGGGCACGGCAATGAGTGGATTCTACAAAACGCTTCGTACCGTAGCCCAACGTTACGGTAACGTTACGGTCGAGGGTGTCCACAAGAAGATCAATCTCGCGGACACGTTGCTCGCCTGGGAACACGAACGGTTTAGCATGAAGCGAATGCCCGCTTTTACGCTATCGAATGTGAAG GGCCATAAGGATCCACTTCGGAACACCATCTTCGAGGATGATACGGCCGAGGAACGGCTTGAGGCACTCGAGCGGAATGTGAAGATCATCGCCGAAGCACTGGCCAGCCATATCTACAATGTGCCAGCGGAGAATGGAGCGGCCGGTGAGATCTTCACCGGTTCGATGGCGATCTCTCGTGACCAGATTCTGCCCTGGTTGAAAATCGCCTCCACGCAGCAGAACCACGATCTGAAACACGCATTCGAGAAGTACCTGCGGAACGTGAAAGTAACGTACGACAAACCGGATGCCCGCGAGCCGGACTTTATGCTGTACGACGACCGGGACGCACTGCTCAACATCTACAGCGTCAAGCCGGCACCGTTCGATCTCTTCCTCACCTGCATGATTGCACTCTACCTCACCGGTATCTACTTCGCGATCTTCCATTTCCCCAAGCTGTACGGTTTCGTGTGTCGCATGACCGTCGTCAAGACCAAAGTGAACTAG
- the LOC125959155 gene encoding meckelin: protein MANANFYGSNDEQLYATPDDCRANEYYDLISMKCALCDDGLHLVPAKDKLSCTCNDQSVALRDHDSALQRPVCQNVSEFFAQFAATERFDTVNFCKTIQIGIVNTTKSLRTVFQRRRTFPPGTERTVCECDSKANILYAEPDLHGDVHNFCVPHVLLRDVQNYPTFSPSRHLYQSRQNVQLYKNIKYLIVFCHVMRSMRHCQQLANLCVLSFYSLDRYSPCAIFYAYQTYDVTGMGAGGASIPGVVSASQSYLAGDGAGAGGVSKAELVRPGLFYRRGKYVSELLEKYLDFEYDNRQDNQLNNTLNLTLVSYDLSGHLRQFREMRFHDLNLCERYDASQEQRIRFGQRYHRSCRLNLPQLMHDFAQPEFLTLYVNYYEQRVRLMRPVPVHIRNAFSQNTDPEPDRWQLVKRFLVVDSVSGANELARQAAKSPYGPVDMRGQYYFIRYVKKVHVELKLHPDHTKHPNRVSIPLIRLEYGLLNVSVTHFPFFGQTVEFEFNVSFTKAYSYTSLLEILLPIFTLLAFSITIFQSYCYKLRQNKLYYDMEIFWNFIIYLGSYLGTAFLVVLCIIVLHVFFTYKTQTTIHLLLPLEIQNVVEVFVYVGFAFKLLKLFRVFGHMANVDIFFIDWERPKIFDIGTVGQRMMHQLDTPSIASSTNTRPSAHDSVSAWRNYFIANEWQELATKRKISMFAHIILLAVGFVVLGFENWSSNAFHLHLHRSQEALGEPDKMLLLAVGILVYTTVYVAQRLYNFLIHDRFIENAIQQFIDVASIANISVFILSMESYGYYIHGRSPHGFSDTDMCSMIMQFKREEENLCGNRGLLPGSEQQTYSILVPRNLRLFYDKLITPLRNSSSLGPHQHLNQPRLIGSAKMSSSEVFASPGGGRLEYNFERTILTYYNVNRFFAAFVDHALKDLDYIIQERTILENILNCEFQNFVTDSKGVFYIDNGHSFDQILFYGNEGIFFQVELLLFCCVVLLTGNYLLALVVIGIVFKCFEVVMNYALKNNLAKKTLIDKRFLI from the exons ATGGCAAATGCCAATTTTTACGGTTCGAACGATGAGCAGCTGTACGCAACGCCGGATGATTGTCGAGCGAATGAATATTACGACCTCATTTCCATGAAGTGTGCCTTGTGTGATGATGGACTGCATCTAGTACCGGCCAAGGATA AACTGTCCTGCACGTGCAACGACCAGTCGGTGGCACTACGCGACCATGACAGTGCCCTTCAGCGTCCGGTTTGCCAGAACGTAAGTGAATTCTTTGCTCAATTCGCTGCCACGGAACGGTTCGATACGGTCAACTTTTGCAAAACCATCCAAATCGGGATCGTTAACACGACCAAGTCGCTGCGAACGGTCTTCCAGCGACGTCGTACCTTTCCACCCGGCACCGAACGTACCGTGTGCGAATGTGATTCAAAGGCCAACATACTGTACGCGGAGCCGGATTTGCATGGCGATGTCCATAACTTCTGTGTGCCGCATGTGCTGCTGCGCGACGTCCAGAACTATCCGACGTTCAGCCCGAGCCGGCACCTGTACCAGAGCCGGCAGAATGTGCAGCTGTACAAAAATATCAAGTATCTAATAGTGTTTTGTCATGTGATGCGAAGCATGCGACACTGTCAGCAGTTGGCAAATTTGTGTGTCCTCAGCTTCTACAGCCTCGACCGCTACTCGCCCTGTGCCATTTTCTACGCCTATCAAACGTATGATGTGACCGGAATGGGTGCCGGTGGAGCGAGCATTCCCGGTGTGGTCAGTGCGAGCCAAAGCTATCtggccggtgatggtgctggtgctggcggtgtttCGAAGGCCGAACTCGTGCGTCCCGGGTTATTCTATCGCCGCGGAAAGTACGTCAGCGAGCTGCTCGAGAAGTATCTGGATTTTGAGTACGACAATCGGCAGGACAACCAG CTTAACAACACGCTCAACCTGACGCTCGTGAGCTATGATTTGTCGGGCCATTTGCGACAATTTCGCGAAATGCGTTTCCACGATCTGAACCTGTGCGAGCGGTACGATGCCAGTCAGGAGCAGCGCATCCGGTTCGGCCAGCGCTACCACCGATCCTGTCGGCTCAACTTACCACAGCTGATGCACGATTTCGCGCAACCGGAGTTCCTGACGCTGTACGTGAATTACTATGAGCAACGGGTACGGCTTATgcgcccggtcccggtgcacATTCGGAACGCCTTCAGCCAGAACACCGACCCGGAACCGGATAGGTGGCAACTGGTGAAGCGCTTTCTAGTAGTTgattccgtttccggtgcgAACGAGTTGGCAAGGCAGGCAGCGAAATCACCGTACGGACCGGTTGATATGCGAGGCCAATATTACTTCATCCGCTACGTCAAGAAGGTGCACGTTGAGCTTAAGTTGCATCCGGATCACACGAAGCACCCGAATCGTGTGTCGATCCCTTTGATACGGTTGGAGTATGGGCTGCTCAACGTTTCGGTGACACACTTTCCGTTCTTCGGGCAAACGGTTGAGTTCGAGTTTAACGTATCGTTCACCAAGGCTTACAGCTACACTTCGCTGCTTGAG ATTCTCCTTCCAATCTTCACACTGCTGGCGTTTTCCATTACCATTTTCCAATCGTATTGCTATAAGCTACGCCAAAACAAGTTGTACTATGATATGGAAATCTTTTGgaattttatcatttatctGGGATCGTACCTTGGCACCGCGTTCCTCGTCGTGCTGTGCATCATAGTGCTGCACGTGTTCTTCACCTACAAAACTCAAACCACGATTCACCTGTTGTTACCGCTGGAGATTCAAAACGTTGTGGAGGTTTTTGTCTACGTTGGATTTGCTTTTAAG CTCCTGAAACTGTTTCGAGTGTTTGGTCACATGGCAAATGTAGACATCTTTTTTATCGATTGGGAGAGACCGAAGATATTCGACATTGGAACGGTGGGCCAAAGGATGATGCACCAGCTAGATACGCCTTCGATTGCCTCTAGCACGAAT ACACGACCCAGCGCTCATGACAGTGTATCAGCGTGGAGGAACTACTTCATAGCAAACGAGTGGCAGGAACTGGCCACCAAACGAAAGATATCCATGTTTGCCCACATCATACTGCTCGCCGTGGGATTCGTTGTTTTAGGTTTCGAGAATTGGTCTTCCAATGCATtccatctgcatctgcaccGTTCCCAGGAGGCTCTTGGGGAGCCGGATAAGATGCTACTACTAGCCGTTGGCATACTGGTGTACACGACGGTCTATGTTGCGCAGCGACTGTACAACTTTCTCATACACGATCGGTTCATCGAGAACGCCATCCAGCAGTTCATCGATGTGGCTTCGATTGCAAACATATCCGTTTTCATACTCAGCATGGAATCGTACGGATACTACATACACGGACGATCACCGCACGGGTTTTCCGACACGGACATGTGCTCGATGATCATGCAATTTAAGCGCGAAGAGGAAAACCTATGCGGCAACCGAGGACTACTGCCGGGCTCGGAACAACAAACGTACTCCATTCTGGTGCCAAGAAATTTGCGGCTTTTCTACGACAAGCTGATCACGCCCCTGCGCAATAGTTCTTCGCTTGGACCGCATCAGCATCTGAATCAGCCGCGGTTGATCGGCAGCGCAAAAATGAGTTCGAGTGAGGTGTTTGCAAGTCCGGGCGGTGGCCGTTTGGAGTATAACTTTGAGCGCACCATCCTGACGTACTACAATGTGAACCGATTTTTTGCCGCTTTCGTGGATCAT GCGCTAAAAGATCTGGACTACATCATCCAAGAACGGAccattttggaaaatattttaaactgTGAATTCCAAAACTTTGTTACGGATA GTAAAGGAGTATTCTACATCGACAACGGCCATTCGTTCGACCAGATCCTGTTCTACGGGAACGAGGGCATATTCTTCCAGGTGgaactgttgctgttttgctgtgttgtgctgttgacGGGCAACTATCTGCTAGCCTTGGTCGTGATCGGCATCGTTTTCAAGTGCTTCGAGGTGGTTATGAACTATGCCCTTAAAAATAATCTTGCCAAGAAAACGCTCATCGATAAGCGTTTTTTGATTTAA
- the LOC125949566 gene encoding nuclear cap-binding protein subunit 2: MSSPISSVHTPSVALSKYRDQHFKGSRHEQEKLLRLSATLYVGNLSFYTTEEQIHELFSRCGDVRRIVMGLDKFKKTPCGFCFVEYYSRIDAESAMRYINGTRLDDRIVRVDWDAGFVEGRQYGRGKTGGQVRDEYRQDHDLGRGGYGKMVQVGQLGAPSMRD; this comes from the exons ATGTCTTCTCCGATTTCCTCCGTTCATACGCCTTCCGTGGCACTAAGCAAATATCGTGACCAACACTTCAAG GGCTCCAGACACGAGCAGGAGAAGCTGCTGCGACTGTCGGCCACCCTTTACGTAGGCAATCTGTCCTTTTACACGACAGAAGAGCAGATCCACGAACTGTTTTCTCGGTGCGGGGATGTGCGACGCATCGTTATGGGACTGGACAAGTTCAAGAAAACACCTTGCGGATTCTGCTTCGTCGAGTACTACTCGCGGATCGACGCGGAAAGTGCGATGCGGTACATCAACGGAACGCGTCTGGATGATCGTATCGTGCGCGTAGACTGGGATGCTGGATTCGTCGAAGGGCGTCAGTACGGCCGAGGCAAAACCGGCGGACAGGTGCGTGACGAGTACCGACAGGATCACGATCTCGGGCGTGGCGGCTACGGCAAGATGGTACAGGTCGGACAACTGGGAGCACCGTCGATGCGTGACTGA